From Aedes albopictus strain Foshan chromosome 1, AalbF5, whole genome shotgun sequence, one genomic window encodes:
- the LOC109412577 gene encoding RPII140-upstream gene protein, with protein MFRKVVKFAVPSAGTLSAGLFPFGSINENDRVEHAPMQQMLAEAPGDKQTGKDRLYLMFSIDGFGRISNEVNSIYQAGFLGFLVGACYGGFINSRVAYVNFMERNQATAFKSSFEAKRKLQDQVTVTFAKGAFKWGWRLALFTTSYIGIQTVISVYRGKSSIYEYLAAGGTTGALYKFSMGPKGMVSGGLVGMTLGGIAGLASLAILKASGTTMEEVRFWQYKWRASRDEAINESFKKQTPAEADRLMEGHHEKFGTTNLSLDNIAASEKKEASAVIQTQTAPTTTENVGKQ; from the exons ATGTTTCGAAAAGTAGTGAAATTTGCGGTCCCCAGCGCGGGAACCCTATCGGCCGGCCTGTTCCCATTTGGCAGCATCAACGAAAATGACCGCGTCGAGCACGCACCGATGCAGCAGATGCTCGCCGAAGCCCCGGGCGATAAACAGACCGGCAAGGATAGACTGTATCTGATGTTCAGCATCGA CGGATTCGGTCGAATTTCCAACGAAGTCAACTCAATCTACCAGGCTGGATTTTTGGGCTTTCTCGTGGGGGCTTGCTACGGTGGATTCATCAACTCCCGGGTGGCCTACGTAAACTTCATGGAAAGGAACCAGGCTACGGCGTTCAAGTCCAGTTTTGAAGCTAAG CGTAAACTTCAAGATCAGGTGACTGTCACCTTCGCCAAGGGAGCATTCAAATGGGGCTGGCGATTAGCACTGTTCACCACCAGTTACAT AGGCATCCAAACCGTCATATCGGTGTACCGCGGCAAATCATCCATCTATGAGTACCTGGCAGCGGGCGGAACAACCGGTGCCCTGTACAAGTTCAGCATGGGTCCGAAGGGGATGGTCAGCGGAGGACTGGTGGGTATGACTTTAGGCGGCATTGCTGGATTGGCGTCTCTGGCCATACTGAAAGCGAGTGGAACCACCATGGAGGAAGTTCGCTTCTGGCAGTACAAATGGAGGGCCAGTCGTGACGAGGCCATCAACGAAAGTTTCAAAAAGCAAACCCCTGCGGAAGCCGATCGGCTGATGGAGGGACATCATGAAAAATTCGGAACGACGAATCTGTCGCTGGATAACATTGCGGCAAGCGAAAAGAAGGAAGCTAGTGCGGTAATTCAGACGCAGACGGCACCGACTACTACAGAGAATGTGGGGAAACAGTAA